In a genomic window of Exiguobacterium sp. BMC-KP:
- the mprF gene encoding bifunctional lysylphosphatidylglycerol flippase/synthetase MprF: protein MKFSKQRIMTIAKIILPIVLIGFIFYQGQNELRSLSLKESIQAIRQVPSWQFILLILSGLAAVSTMFFYDFFLLRSLEAKAPVGLIFRASWIANSFNGIIGFGGLAGMAIRSALYRPFVEGGRLLKAIGWMAPTLISGLSILSTLSLLHIFPAFEVLEMKKWLWPVIIGVALFFPLYLLFSFRRGNSSIHPKSIALYSIVSLAEWFSAGVVVYFILASLGTDVSFAKVIGVFIIAATAGLISMVPGGFGSFDLVFLIGMQRAGVEEGIVLTGLLIYRLVYYLIPFLIGVIFSAREFSGPVVKMIEDKPIVGPSVEVGGVIWRLQLRFLSKIRHFTLALITLVAGITIWGIAILPPVSTQYEYLESKLPHEALLLANSFFLMGGLLFVLLSTALYRRTKRSLYMMYGASFFALVGMVLRGFNLISFLAVVIVLILLLMSRKAFHRERTLITTTRFIRVAFVGLLYIGGFVFFGYAFYTLGSADGTKVYPAHEIFMFAASASIFALVYGLVFIRLFNTFNQPVLGELFDGEKIQSVLTEQGGNYLSHLAFLGDKRFFFSETGRSFIQFSQTGNRIMMLGDPSGDPKEHSQVIASFLRRVEDLGYIPNIYQIQAQNMSLYHDFGFNFFKLGEEAIVDIPSFTVSGKKRAGLRSIKNRFEREGMTFEVIEPPFSNVLLAELQEVSDEWLGDKSEKGFSLGYFHEPYLNRAPIGVMREAEGRLIGFMTFMPAYQEGVLSIDLMRFRPDGPNGIMDAMFIRLFEYAKEEGYRTFNMGMAPLSSVGEDETSFWQERVAADVFNNIRYMYSFTGLRRYKEKYDPKWEGRYLAYRKRQSLPMAILKATRLISRKKDRILLP, encoded by the coding sequence TTGAAATTCTCAAAACAACGAATCATGACGATTGCGAAGATCATCTTGCCGATTGTCTTGATTGGATTCATTTTTTATCAAGGACAAAACGAATTGCGAAGTCTGTCTCTGAAGGAATCGATTCAAGCCATCCGTCAAGTGCCTTCTTGGCAGTTCATCCTGTTGATTCTTTCAGGTCTCGCGGCAGTCTCGACGATGTTCTTTTATGACTTCTTCCTGTTGCGCTCGCTAGAAGCAAAAGCACCGGTCGGACTGATTTTCCGGGCGTCCTGGATTGCAAACTCCTTTAACGGGATCATCGGCTTTGGAGGTCTCGCAGGAATGGCTATCCGGTCTGCCCTCTATCGACCATTCGTCGAAGGTGGTCGTTTGTTGAAGGCGATCGGCTGGATGGCACCGACATTGATTAGTGGTTTATCAATCTTGTCGACATTGTCACTCCTGCACATCTTCCCGGCATTTGAAGTGCTTGAAATGAAGAAATGGCTATGGCCGGTCATCATCGGCGTCGCTTTATTCTTCCCACTGTACTTATTGTTCTCGTTTCGGCGTGGGAACAGCAGTATTCATCCGAAATCGATTGCTTTGTACTCCATCGTATCGCTAGCAGAATGGTTCAGTGCCGGTGTTGTCGTTTATTTCATTTTGGCATCACTTGGGACAGATGTTAGTTTTGCAAAAGTCATCGGTGTCTTCATCATTGCTGCCACGGCAGGATTGATTTCAATGGTACCTGGCGGATTCGGTTCATTTGACTTAGTATTTTTAATTGGTATGCAACGTGCGGGTGTTGAGGAAGGTATTGTCTTGACAGGCCTACTGATCTATCGCCTCGTCTACTACTTGATTCCATTCTTGATCGGGGTTATCTTCTCAGCACGAGAATTCAGTGGTCCGGTCGTTAAGATGATTGAAGACAAACCGATTGTCGGTCCGTCTGTTGAGGTTGGGGGTGTCATTTGGCGCTTACAACTGCGATTCCTCAGTAAAATTCGTCACTTCACCTTAGCATTGATCACGCTTGTTGCCGGTATCACGATTTGGGGAATCGCTATTTTACCACCCGTCTCTACGCAATATGAATATCTGGAATCGAAATTACCACATGAAGCGCTGTTACTTGCGAACAGTTTCTTCTTAATGGGTGGCTTATTATTCGTCCTCTTATCGACGGCTCTCTATCGTCGAACAAAACGTTCGTTATACATGATGTATGGCGCATCTTTCTTTGCATTGGTCGGGATGGTACTTCGCGGATTTAACCTGATTTCGTTCCTTGCAGTTGTGATTGTTCTCATCTTGTTACTCATGTCACGCAAGGCATTTCACCGAGAACGGACGCTCATTACAACGACACGTTTCATTCGTGTTGCATTCGTTGGACTCCTCTACATCGGTGGTTTCGTCTTTTTCGGATATGCGTTCTACACACTGGGATCAGCAGACGGAACAAAAGTTTACCCGGCTCATGAGATTTTCATGTTCGCTGCGAGTGCGTCTATCTTTGCGCTCGTTTACGGACTAGTATTCATTCGTTTATTTAATACATTCAATCAACCGGTACTCGGGGAGTTGTTCGATGGTGAAAAAATTCAATCCGTCTTAACCGAACAAGGTGGAAACTATTTGAGCCATTTGGCGTTTCTCGGAGATAAGCGCTTCTTCTTTTCAGAGACAGGTCGTTCGTTCATCCAGTTTAGTCAGACCGGTAATCGAATTATGATGCTTGGTGATCCAAGTGGAGATCCAAAGGAACACTCGCAAGTCATTGCGTCTTTCTTGCGTCGAGTTGAAGATCTCGGCTATATTCCGAACATCTACCAGATTCAAGCGCAAAACATGTCGCTCTATCATGATTTCGGTTTCAACTTCTTTAAACTCGGAGAAGAGGCGATTGTTGATATTCCATCATTCACCGTTTCAGGAAAGAAGCGGGCTGGACTTCGATCAATCAAAAATCGTTTTGAACGAGAAGGCATGACGTTTGAAGTGATCGAGCCACCTTTCTCGAATGTATTGTTAGCAGAGCTTCAGGAAGTCTCTGATGAGTGGTTGGGGGATAAGTCGGAAAAAGGCTTCTCGCTCGGTTATTTTCATGAGCCGTACTTAAACCGGGCACCGATTGGCGTCATGCGTGAAGCGGAAGGACGATTGATTGGGTTCATGACATTCATGCCTGCTTACCAAGAAGGTGTTCTATCGATCGACTTAATGCGTTTTCGACCAGACGGACCGAACGGAATCATGGATGCGATGTTCATTCGATTGTTTGAGTATGCGAAGGAAGAAGGATACCGGACATTCAACATGGGAATGGCGCCACTCTCGTCCGTCGGTGAGGATGAGACTTCCTTCTGGCAAGAGCGTGTGGCAGCGGATGTCTTCAATAATATTCGCTACATGTACAGTTTTACGGGTCTACGACGTTACAAAGAAAAGTATGATCCAAAATGGGAAGGACGATACCTGGCGTACCGGAAGCGTCAATCTTTACCGATGGCGATCTTAAAAGCAACGCGTCTGATTTCCCGAAAAAAAGACCGGATTTTATTACCGTGA
- the nagA gene encoding N-acetylglucosamine-6-phosphate deacetylase, which translates to MTVIINARIYTGEQTIEDGFIRFGRTIEAIGPMTAFEEVAGEETIDAHHQSLIPGMIDVHIHGGYDVDVMDGDAKSLRHFSQQMLQEGVTSFLATTITQDWENITQALETVREVVAQDDTTIVGVHLEGPFINPDYAGAQPHEHIVEPDVEQFLKWQQASGSTIKLVTYAPERPGARAFEEAVRLTGAIPSAGHTDATYAQNQAGHVTHGTHLYNQMRALHHREPGTVGYCLLTPDVYAEIIPDGIHSAPEMVDFAYRMKGADRLIVITDAMRAKGLADGEYELGGQAVFVQDGAARLENGSLAGSVLTMDAALRNIIAYTGCSLEDAVRMTSVNAAKELQLNQKGSLAVGKDADIVLLNEALQIQETIHRGTRHRITNGKESTS; encoded by the coding sequence ATGACAGTAATCATCAATGCCCGAATTTATACGGGAGAGCAGACGATCGAAGATGGATTCATTCGTTTCGGACGGACGATTGAGGCGATTGGTCCGATGACTGCATTCGAAGAAGTTGCAGGAGAGGAGACGATTGATGCGCACCATCAATCGCTCATTCCCGGAATGATTGATGTGCATATTCATGGCGGATATGATGTCGATGTCATGGATGGGGATGCCAAGAGCTTGCGTCATTTCAGCCAGCAGATGTTACAAGAAGGCGTGACCTCGTTTTTAGCGACGACAATTACACAGGACTGGGAAAACATTACGCAAGCGCTTGAGACGGTCCGAGAAGTCGTAGCGCAAGACGATACAACGATCGTTGGTGTTCATCTCGAGGGACCGTTCATCAATCCAGATTATGCGGGCGCGCAGCCGCATGAACATATCGTCGAACCGGATGTCGAGCAGTTCTTAAAATGGCAACAAGCTTCTGGAAGCACGATCAAGCTCGTGACTTACGCTCCGGAGCGTCCGGGAGCGCGTGCGTTTGAGGAAGCAGTGCGATTGACGGGTGCGATTCCGTCAGCCGGACATACCGACGCGACGTATGCACAAAATCAAGCCGGTCACGTCACTCATGGTACTCATCTCTATAATCAAATGCGGGCGTTACATCATCGAGAACCGGGAACGGTCGGGTACTGTCTCCTAACACCGGATGTTTATGCAGAAATCATTCCGGATGGAATTCATAGTGCTCCGGAGATGGTAGATTTCGCCTACCGAATGAAAGGTGCAGACCGATTGATCGTCATCACGGATGCGATGCGTGCAAAAGGATTAGCTGATGGTGAGTATGAGTTAGGTGGTCAGGCTGTATTCGTTCAAGATGGTGCGGCACGTCTTGAAAACGGTAGTTTAGCTGGAAGTGTTTTGACGATGGACGCCGCATTACGAAATATCATCGCCTATACCGGCTGTTCGCTTGAAGACGCCGTTCGTATGACATCGGTCAATGCGGCAAAAGAGCTTCAATTGAATCAAAAGGGAAGTCTTGCAGTAGGCAAAGATGCAGATATTGTCTTGCTCAACGAAGCATTACAGATTCAAGAAACGATTCATCGTGGTACGCGTCATCGGATCACGAACGGAAAGGAGTCTACCTCATGA
- the glsA gene encoding glutaminase A has product MNVTQAQLEELIEECRPYTVLGQVASYIPELAKVDPTQLGIAVCNADGTFVSAGDADTMFTLQSVSKIITLAFVLETFGEDYVFSKVGMEPTGDAFNSIAKLEETIPTKPLNPMINAGALAVTSMLPGTDAADKLLQLRQFIAKLLDIEVEMVKYDADVAESEFETTDLNRALLYFMRYHGVIEGNVEEIIDVYTKQCAILTNCKGLAMMGKILSTSGKTPSGRQVISRRNARIIRAIMTTCGMYDASGEFSVQVGLPGKSGVSGAVVACGRSDFDMADLGIGVFGPSLDAKGNSIAGTKMLELLVQRHP; this is encoded by the coding sequence ATGAATGTTACACAAGCCCAACTCGAGGAGTTGATTGAAGAGTGCCGTCCGTATACGGTGCTTGGACAAGTTGCCAGTTATATTCCAGAGCTTGCGAAAGTCGACCCGACACAACTCGGGATCGCTGTCTGTAATGCTGACGGAACATTCGTTTCGGCAGGTGACGCCGACACGATGTTTACACTACAGAGTGTTTCGAAGATCATTACGCTCGCATTCGTCCTCGAGACATTTGGAGAAGACTACGTCTTTTCAAAAGTTGGTATGGAACCGACCGGTGATGCGTTCAATTCCATTGCCAAGCTCGAAGAAACGATTCCAACAAAACCGTTGAACCCGATGATCAATGCAGGGGCATTAGCCGTAACGAGCATGTTACCGGGAACGGATGCTGCGGATAAATTACTTCAATTGCGTCAATTCATCGCAAAACTATTGGATATTGAAGTGGAAATGGTAAAATATGACGCAGATGTTGCTGAATCAGAATTCGAAACGACGGATTTGAATCGGGCGCTGCTCTATTTCATGCGCTATCATGGTGTCATCGAAGGCAATGTCGAAGAAATCATCGACGTCTATACGAAACAATGTGCGATTTTGACGAACTGTAAAGGACTTGCTATGATGGGAAAAATTCTGAGTACATCTGGAAAAACACCATCAGGACGTCAAGTCATTTCACGTCGGAACGCACGAATCATTCGAGCGATCATGACGACGTGTGGCATGTACGATGCATCAGGAGAATTTTCCGTCCAAGTCGGGCTTCCAGGAAAAAGTGGTGTTTCCGGTGCAGTTGTTGCTTGTGGTCGAAGTGATTTCGATATGGCTGATCTCGGAATCGGTGTCTTTGGACCATCGCTTGACGCAAAAGGGAATTCGATTGCTGGAACAAAGATGCTTGAATTACTCGTTCAACGTCATCCATGA
- a CDS encoding LCP family protein — MMETRSARKRQPSAGKMFMKVVAALVLLVTIIGSGYAGAVFIKTQETLAKTQIKIPGSKVSSKYDDVPSESFLILGTDETKKSKERNEPARSDVMIVGILNKKTEQLVLTSIPRDSLVNIDYSKYDVPYGKTGVEQDKITHAHYFGSMDKSNSYNGIKLARETTENLLGIQIDHVVKVNFQGFVQLIDALNGVDIDVRYAFKEQDSKRKAGTVTVDKGMQHLTGEQALAYVRNRHDDPLGDIGRGQKQMQVIQAVAKEAASFRSLSAYRDILDAVGDNVETNLGPNDYTRLADFTAALRNTTEYQLAGEGYIGISGKWEYHLEPNQLEQVKSNLAKAMQGQEVEPIKEETDPAQSTTEEPVTETEAVPAR; from the coding sequence ATGATGGAAACGCGATCCGCACGAAAGAGACAGCCAAGTGCTGGCAAGATGTTCATGAAAGTCGTCGCTGCACTCGTCCTGCTTGTCACAATCATCGGTTCTGGTTACGCTGGAGCTGTTTTTATTAAAACGCAAGAAACATTGGCAAAGACGCAGATTAAGATTCCTGGCTCAAAAGTGAGCTCTAAATATGATGATGTACCGTCCGAATCATTCTTGATTCTTGGAACGGATGAAACGAAAAAAAGTAAAGAACGCAATGAACCGGCGCGATCAGACGTCATGATCGTCGGAATTTTGAATAAAAAAACGGAACAATTGGTACTGACGAGTATTCCACGCGATTCACTTGTCAACATTGATTATTCGAAATACGATGTACCGTACGGTAAAACAGGGGTAGAGCAAGATAAAATCACCCATGCCCATTATTTCGGTTCGATGGATAAATCAAATTCTTACAATGGGATTAAATTAGCACGTGAAACGACAGAGAATTTGCTCGGGATTCAAATCGATCACGTCGTCAAAGTCAACTTCCAAGGATTCGTTCAATTGATCGATGCATTGAATGGTGTGGATATTGATGTACGATATGCGTTTAAGGAACAAGACTCCAAACGTAAAGCAGGTACTGTCACTGTGGATAAAGGCATGCAACATCTGACAGGTGAACAGGCGCTCGCTTATGTCCGGAATCGCCATGACGATCCGCTCGGTGATATCGGTCGCGGTCAAAAACAGATGCAAGTTATTCAAGCGGTCGCAAAAGAAGCGGCAAGCTTCCGTTCACTTAGTGCGTACCGTGATATCTTAGATGCTGTTGGCGATAACGTCGAAACGAACTTAGGTCCAAATGATTATACACGTTTAGCAGACTTCACGGCAGCCCTACGGAATACGACAGAATATCAACTTGCTGGAGAAGGGTATATCGGAATTAGTGGGAAATGGGAATATCATCTCGAACCGAATCAACTAGAGCAAGTGAAGAGTAACTTAGCAAAAGCAATGCAAGGTCAAGAAGTCGAACCAATCAAGGAAGAGACGGATCCTGCACAAAGTACGACAGAAGAACCGGTGACGGAGACAGAAGCGGTTCCTGCACGGTAA
- a CDS encoding CHAD domain-containing protein yields MNHRDTEKLTFELLETWSTFNHYAKEAQTFENPEDVHQARIRLRKLITFARLVDLTEEPVYLIWKRLMHAFGEVRDLDVQLEATSNKTEMDQLFANHVALQLQGKRSTLIETMHLLISNELDRSVRRFLAGPMTKRLKRMSEKELIHAAEKRYEKKREQFEKVQRKDGTKRVERMHELRLATKAYRYTVEYLRPYTHQPKSAVDRLKATQTQLGNINDTYQRLERWRSFEVPSIYQEERLRQIKRLEDELRSALDQIEIAHG; encoded by the coding sequence ATGAACCATCGAGATACTGAAAAGTTAACCTTCGAATTGCTCGAGACGTGGTCTACCTTTAATCATTATGCGAAAGAAGCACAGACGTTTGAAAATCCAGAAGACGTCCATCAAGCTCGGATTCGCTTACGAAAACTGATCACATTTGCCCGATTAGTCGATTTAACGGAAGAACCCGTCTATTTGATTTGGAAGCGGCTGATGCATGCGTTCGGTGAAGTCCGTGACCTCGACGTACAGCTTGAAGCGACTTCAAACAAAACAGAAATGGATCAGTTATTCGCGAACCATGTTGCCCTGCAACTCCAAGGAAAACGGTCGACTTTAATCGAGACGATGCATCTCTTGATCTCAAATGAGCTCGATCGATCCGTTCGTCGTTTTTTAGCAGGTCCGATGACAAAACGTCTCAAGCGGATGTCAGAAAAAGAACTGATTCATGCCGCGGAGAAACGCTATGAAAAAAAACGCGAACAATTTGAAAAAGTGCAACGAAAGGATGGAACGAAGCGTGTTGAACGGATGCATGAATTACGACTCGCTACAAAAGCATACCGTTATACGGTCGAGTATCTTCGTCCCTACACGCATCAACCGAAATCTGCTGTTGATCGACTAAAAGCAACCCAGACGCAACTTGGAAACATTAATGACACGTATCAGCGATTAGAAAGATGGCGATCATTCGAGGTCCCAAGCATTTATCAAGAGGAACGTTTGCGTCAGATCAAGCGCTTAGAGGACGAACTACGTTCTGCGCTTGATCAGATTGAAATCGCTCATGGATGA
- the nagB gene encoding glucosamine-6-phosphate deaminase, with the protein MKWMIVEKGEELAQVAYQFLKQEIERHPEGLTVGLATGSSPVGVYEEWRKDSLDCRHVTTVNLDEYVGLSPEHPQSYHTFMQEHLFKDVAFKESFVPIGNTEDSAQESKRYEALVRERGIDIQLLGIGANGHIAFNEPGTPFDAKTHVTELTESTREANKRFFDRLEEVPTKAITMGIGTIMEAKKILLVASSERKAEAVRDMMEGIATTDCPATVLKRHADVMVILDEEAASLLSDDAKRTGRAAYLNFMKV; encoded by the coding sequence ATGAAATGGATGATTGTAGAAAAAGGAGAAGAATTAGCGCAGGTGGCATATCAATTTTTAAAACAGGAAATTGAGCGGCACCCGGAAGGTTTAACAGTAGGACTGGCAACAGGTAGTTCACCAGTTGGTGTTTATGAAGAATGGCGGAAGGATTCTCTTGACTGTCGGCATGTGACGACGGTCAATCTAGACGAGTATGTCGGTCTCAGCCCAGAGCATCCTCAAAGTTATCATACGTTTATGCAAGAGCATCTATTTAAGGATGTTGCGTTTAAGGAGTCGTTCGTACCAATCGGGAATACGGAAGATTCTGCCCAAGAAAGTAAACGTTATGAAGCACTCGTCCGAGAGCGGGGAATTGATATTCAATTGCTTGGAATCGGCGCGAATGGACATATCGCCTTTAATGAACCGGGAACACCCTTTGATGCTAAAACACACGTAACGGAGTTAACGGAATCGACGCGAGAAGCGAACAAACGTTTCTTTGATCGACTCGAAGAAGTACCGACAAAAGCCATCACGATGGGAATTGGTACGATCATGGAGGCGAAAAAGATCCTTCTCGTCGCCTCAAGCGAACGAAAGGCAGAAGCTGTCCGCGATATGATGGAAGGCATCGCCACAACGGATTGTCCGGCGACCGTTCTCAAACGTCATGCGGATGTCATGGTGATCCTAGATGAAGAAGCCGCTTCTTTATTGTCAGATGACGCTAAACGTACAGGACGAGCAGCTTATCTGAATTTCATGAAAGTATGA
- a CDS encoding MATE family efflux transporter: protein MLETVTFSGKMKQFMKIFFPILVTQVAFYLISFFDTVMAGRYGSADLAGVGVGASLWAPVYTGLTGILLAVAPLVSQAMGAKREREVKRIVMQALYVAVVIIGLTVVIGLLAVNPILERMELSAEAREVARNYLVMLALGIVPMFVFFVLRTLVDSLGKSNITMVLLLISLPINVLFNYLFIFGNFGFPELGGVGAGVATAITYWILCLAIIAVVFKGELFQRLGILRRFYRPDMKRIKELILLGAPIGLAIFSEVSIFSAVTLLLGAYGDVIIGAYQAAINFASFVYMIPLSAASALTITVGFEVGAKRIKDAVQYVVIGLTMCVAVSLFSGILLYLKNEELAALYSRDPQVIEAAAHFMILAIFFQLSDAVAAPTQGALRGFKDVNVTFLLTIAAYWVIGLPLGFYLERYTALGPDGYWWGLIIGLAVGATLLLVRLMYLIRKSRRLAT from the coding sequence ATGTTAGAAACAGTTACGTTCTCAGGAAAGATGAAACAGTTCATGAAAATCTTCTTTCCGATTCTCGTAACGCAAGTCGCGTTTTATTTAATTAGTTTTTTCGATACGGTCATGGCCGGTCGATATGGCTCTGCTGATTTAGCTGGTGTCGGTGTCGGGGCCAGTCTCTGGGCACCTGTCTACACAGGGTTGACCGGTATTCTACTTGCTGTCGCACCGCTCGTTTCTCAAGCGATGGGCGCAAAACGAGAACGAGAAGTCAAACGAATCGTCATGCAGGCATTGTATGTCGCTGTCGTGATCATTGGGTTGACAGTAGTCATCGGACTCCTCGCCGTCAATCCAATTCTCGAACGGATGGAGTTATCGGCAGAAGCACGTGAAGTTGCACGGAATTATCTCGTGATGCTAGCGCTAGGAATCGTGCCGATGTTCGTTTTCTTTGTCTTACGAACACTTGTCGATTCGTTAGGGAAATCAAACATCACGATGGTCTTACTACTAATCTCTTTACCCATTAACGTCCTTTTCAATTATCTATTCATCTTCGGCAACTTCGGTTTTCCAGAACTCGGTGGAGTAGGTGCGGGAGTTGCGACTGCCATCACGTACTGGATTCTCTGTCTAGCAATCATCGCTGTTGTCTTTAAAGGAGAGTTGTTCCAACGTCTTGGTATTCTCCGGCGCTTTTATCGTCCAGACATGAAGCGGATTAAAGAGTTGATTCTACTGGGTGCTCCAATTGGTCTCGCTATTTTTTCTGAAGTCAGTATTTTTTCAGCAGTCACATTGTTGCTTGGAGCATACGGTGATGTCATCATCGGTGCCTATCAAGCCGCGATCAACTTCGCTTCCTTCGTCTATATGATCCCGTTATCCGCTGCGTCTGCGTTGACAATCACAGTCGGTTTTGAAGTCGGAGCCAAACGAATCAAGGATGCTGTCCAGTATGTCGTCATTGGATTGACGATGTGTGTTGCCGTCTCTTTGTTCTCCGGGATCTTGTTGTACTTAAAGAATGAAGAACTGGCGGCGTTATATAGTCGAGACCCACAAGTCATCGAAGCAGCCGCACACTTCATGATTCTAGCGATTTTCTTCCAACTGTCGGATGCCGTCGCTGCACCAACGCAAGGTGCACTACGCGGATTTAAGGACGTTAACGTTACTTTCTTGTTGACGATCGCAGCCTACTGGGTCATCGGACTACCATTAGGTTTTTATCTCGAACGCTACACAGCGCTCGGACCAGATGGTTACTGGTGGGGATTGATCATCGGTCTTGCAGTCGGAGCAACCCTCTTGCTTGTTCGTTTAATGTACTTAATCCGTAAATCAAGGAGGCTGGCAACTTGA